A genomic window from Bacillota bacterium includes:
- a CDS encoding YitT family protein, translating to MKQQLKDLAMIIIGVIITAVGINSFIIPYKILAGGVTGLAILGQYITGVETYIILFVINIPIFLLGAKEINKRFIIFSFIATAGLSLSLPLLEGITINTQDILLASIFGGIIIGIGNGLIFRAGSSFGGTDIIAVIFKKKLDLNVGEFLLLSNVVIVVGSLIVNSAELAMYTIVCMAVSSKIIDIVQYGFNTKKTAMIVSGRPEELAQSIVNEFGRGATLLSGQGAYSLTEKKVINCVVNRFELPRLKNLVREIDPEAFMTITATNEVLGGGFAGNREYEWYSKG from the coding sequence ATGAAACAGCAATTAAAAGATTTAGCAATGATAATCATTGGGGTAATTATCACTGCCGTGGGCATAAACTCTTTTATTATACCCTACAAAATTTTAGCCGGCGGGGTAACCGGTTTAGCTATACTTGGCCAGTACATTACCGGAGTTGAAACGTACATAATACTTTTTGTTATCAATATTCCCATCTTCCTTTTAGGGGCCAAGGAAATAAACAAACGATTCATTATCTTTAGTTTTATTGCCACGGCAGGGCTGTCTTTAAGTCTTCCTCTTTTGGAAGGAATAACGATTAATACGCAGGATATACTACTGGCCTCCATTTTTGGCGGTATTATTATCGGCATTGGAAATGGGTTAATATTCAGAGCCGGCAGTTCCTTCGGAGGCACTGACATCATCGCGGTTATTTTTAAGAAAAAGCTGGATCTAAACGTGGGAGAATTTTTACTTCTTTCCAATGTTGTGATTGTTGTCGGCTCACTGATAGTTAATAGTGCTGAGCTGGCAATGTACACCATCGTTTGCATGGCGGTATCATCAAAAATAATTGACATTGTACAGTACGGCTTCAATACCAAAAAGACGGCCATGATTGTTTCAGGCCGCCCGGAGGAGTTGGCTCAGAGTATTGTTAACGAATTCGGCCGGGGTGCCACCCTGCTTTCAGGCCAAGGAGCATATTCCCTAACGGAAAAAAAGGTGATCAATTGTGTGGTCAATCGCTTTGAACTCCCACGCTTAAAAAACCTGGTAAGAGAAATTGATCCCGAAGCCTTTATGACTATCACCGCAACAAACGAGGTTTTAGGTGGTGGTTTTGCCGGAAACCGGGAGTACGAATGGTATTCTAAGGGTTAA
- a CDS encoding methyltransferase domain-containing protein, with the protein MANYSAWQYDEMQQIGKDYGNVAEVEAYDLRHNQFRNIQKESQFILDRLAVRKKQVILDFGAGTGTFAIEAAKRCSKVYAVDVSRVMLDYAKKKADSHGVDNIVFGHGGFLTYNHLEDPVDVIVTSLALHHLPDFWKFAALSRINTMLKNRGRLFLMDVVFSEENYVENITKWIADIERSAGPETAEDIRMHVQKEYSTFTWIMEALLARTGFRIDQSNYENGVIARYFCTKINNCT; encoded by the coding sequence ATGGCAAATTATTCTGCATGGCAATACGACGAAATGCAACAGATCGGTAAAGATTACGGAAATGTTGCTGAAGTAGAGGCATACGATTTACGGCACAATCAATTCAGAAATATTCAGAAGGAAAGTCAATTCATTCTTGATCGTCTGGCTGTACGGAAGAAACAGGTTATCCTTGATTTCGGGGCCGGAACCGGAACATTTGCAATTGAGGCTGCCAAACGATGCTCGAAGGTATATGCGGTTGATGTATCTCGTGTGATGCTCGATTACGCTAAAAAGAAGGCCGATTCCCACGGGGTCGACAATATCGTATTTGGTCATGGAGGCTTTCTGACGTACAATCATCTCGAAGATCCGGTAGATGTGATTGTGACGAGTTTGGCCCTACATCATCTGCCTGATTTCTGGAAATTTGCTGCCCTGAGTCGAATAAACACCATGTTGAAGAACCGGGGACGATTGTTTCTAATGGACGTGGTTTTTTCCGAGGAAAACTACGTAGAGAACATCACAAAATGGATAGCCGATATCGAACGAAGCGCCGGTCCGGAAACAGCAGAAGATATTCGAATGCATGTTCAAAAGGAGTACTCAACCTTTACGTGGATAATGGAAGCTCTTTTGGCAAGAACCGGTTTTCGTATTGATCAATCCAATTATGAAAACGGGGTAATTGCCCGGTATTTCTGCACAAAGATCAACAACTGTACATAA
- a CDS encoding ABC transporter permease: MMKMNSVDLVAMTLKNLLRRKVRTILTVTGVVIGTASIIIMVSIGVGMNEGFKEELSRMGSLNIVNVRSSSDGRYMGSNQGQGTGRNPGEQQELDDKAVALFSGILDVEAVIPFIEVPGKLVSRRYLAHVRLQGIDPGQMDKLNLSAGEGRLLQDDDNLNLLFGAGIENFFRNPRARNYAPPDIDLMQDRLTLSLDMSYGESNESSGGDSKSPKAYTVKGVGILEDDKFENDYNVFIPIEPLKKMVRDHNRGKKQNEVIRLDGYSKILVKVKNINDVQSVQQQIKGEGFNADSLTDILESMQRTAAGIQKVLGAIGAVSLLVAAIGITNTMVMSIYERTREIGVIKVIGASLGDIRKLFLLESGMIGFFGGVIGVALSYGVSYLLNTTGFVLFDTGGMQGGSGKTSIIPLWLAASALTFTSLIGLISGYYPARRAMNLSALEAIKKE, translated from the coding sequence TTGATGAAGATGAATAGTGTTGATCTGGTGGCAATGACCCTGAAAAACCTCCTGCGGCGGAAGGTAAGGACAATACTTACTGTGACGGGCGTGGTGATCGGCACCGCCTCCATTATCATTATGGTTTCTATTGGGGTAGGCATGAATGAGGGGTTCAAGGAAGAACTCAGCCGCATGGGCAGCTTGAATATTGTTAACGTGCGATCTTCTTCGGACGGCAGGTATATGGGATCCAACCAGGGACAAGGTACTGGAAGGAACCCAGGGGAGCAGCAGGAGCTGGATGATAAAGCGGTTGCTTTGTTTTCCGGGATCCTGGATGTGGAGGCTGTTATCCCTTTCATTGAAGTCCCCGGTAAGCTGGTTTCGAGGAGGTACCTTGCCCATGTACGGCTCCAGGGAATTGACCCCGGCCAAATGGACAAACTTAACCTTAGCGCCGGTGAGGGAAGGCTGCTGCAGGATGATGATAACCTCAATTTGCTGTTTGGCGCCGGAATCGAGAATTTTTTTCGCAACCCCAGGGCACGCAACTATGCACCGCCTGACATCGACTTGATGCAAGACAGACTCACATTATCCCTGGATATGTCCTACGGGGAATCCAATGAAAGCAGCGGCGGCGACAGTAAGTCCCCAAAAGCTTATACTGTTAAGGGCGTCGGGATTTTGGAGGATGATAAATTTGAAAACGATTATAACGTGTTCATACCCATTGAGCCGTTAAAAAAGATGGTTCGGGATCATAACCGGGGCAAAAAACAGAATGAGGTCATAAGGCTCGACGGGTATTCCAAAATCCTGGTAAAGGTAAAAAATATTAATGATGTCCAAAGTGTGCAGCAGCAAATAAAGGGTGAGGGATTTAATGCGGACAGTCTGACCGACATCCTGGAATCCATGCAAAGGACCGCGGCCGGTATCCAGAAGGTGCTTGGAGCTATCGGCGCCGTCTCCCTGTTGGTTGCCGCCATTGGGATTACCAACACCATGGTCATGTCCATTTATGAAAGGACAAGGGAGATCGGGGTAATAAAGGTGATCGGCGCCTCACTGGGGGATATCAGGAAACTGTTCCTCCTTGAATCCGGAATGATCGGCTTCTTCGGGGGAGTAATCGGCGTCGCTCTTAGCTACGGCGTCTCCTATCTCTTAAATACCACCGGATTCGTGTTGTTCGACACCGGGGGGATGCAGGGAGGATCCGGGAAGACTTCCATCATTCCACTATGGCTGGCGGCAAGCGCCCTGACTTTTACCAGCTTGATCGGATTGATTTCAGGCTATTATCCGGCCCGAAGGGCAATGAATCTCAGTGCACTGGAAGCCATTAAAAAGGAATAA